From the Geminocystis sp. M7585_C2015_104 genome, the window TATCTGTCTGCCAGGTTGATATCCAGCAACTTCTATGGCCTGTATTAACAATTCCAGAGCCTCTTCGTTAGAATTCAAATTGGGGGCATATCCACCCTCATCTCCTACCCCCCCCAGTAGATTCTTCTCCTTTAATACCCTCTTAAGGGAAGCAAACACCTCGGCGCCCCATCTTAAAGCCTCTGAGAAACTCTCCGCCCCAATGGGCATAATCATAAATTCCTGAAAGTCTACATTGTTAGCAGCATGCACCCCCCCATTCAGCACATTCATCATAGGCACCGGCAACACATTGGCTAAGGGCCCACCAAGATACCTATACAGAGGGATTTGCAGCTCCGCCGCTACCGCCTTGGCCGTCGCAATGGACACCGCCAGGATCGCATTGGCTCCCAGATTCTTCTTGTTGGGAGAACCATCCCTTTCTATCATGGCCCTGTCCACTGCTATTTGGTCTAGGGCGTTAACATTTAGTAACACTGGGGTGATTTTCTCTTTGATGTTCCTCACCGCTATGGATACCCCTTTGCCATTGTAGCGGTTTGAGCCTTCGTCTCTCAACTCGTGGGCTTCAAATGTGCCCTTAGACGCCCCACTGGGCACTTGAGCCATCCCTACAGCCCCACTTTCCAATCTTACCTCTGCCTCCACGGTGGGTGTGCCTCTAGAATCTAGGATTTCCCTGGCTGTTATCGCTTCTATCAGAATTGGCTGTTGCTCTAACATTGCTTCTTCTTCTCGAAAAAACAAAAATCTGTCCATATGAATGATACTCTTTGCGCCGACAAAAATCACCCCCCATG encodes:
- the eno gene encoding phosphopyruvate hydratase, which codes for MLEQQPILIEAITAREILDSRGTPTVEAEVRLESGAVGMAQVPSGASKGTFEAHELRDEGSNRYNGKGVSIAVRNIKEKITPVLLNVNALDQIAVDRAMIERDGSPNKKNLGANAILAVSIATAKAVAAELQIPLYRYLGGPLANVLPVPMMNVLNGGVHAANNVDFQEFMIMPIGAESFSEALRWGAEVFASLKRVLKEKNLLGGVGDEGGYAPNLNSNEEALELLIQAIEVAGYQPGRQIALAMDIAASELYKDGKYVYEGSAHSAEEFINYLEKLVSKYPIVSIEDGLHEEDWENWKTLTQRLGNKIQLVGDDLFVTNASRLSQGIKMGVANSILIKLNQIGTVTETLQTIDLAIRRGYTTVISHRSGETEDTTIADLAVATRAGQIKTGSLCRSERVAKYNRLLRIEEELGESAVYAPKVGLGPRYC